A genomic stretch from Halichoerus grypus chromosome 5, mHalGry1.hap1.1, whole genome shotgun sequence includes:
- the MUTYH gene encoding adenine DNA glycosylase isoform X1, with protein sequence MTRRAPRLSSRHLQKFSPTGHTSVPQPARGKPMSIWRAIMKKPRTAVRSCQRKRAPCQEGREKRVLSGRQVKPSTPNGLAGRQEEVSLQASPSPYHLFRDPADVRVFRENLLSWYDREKRDLPWRRRAEGEVDLDRRAYAVWVSEVMLQQTQVATVIDYYTRWMQKWPTLQDLASASLEEVNQLWAGLGYYSRGRRLQEGARKVVEELGGHMPRTAETLQQLLPGVGRYTAGAIASIAFGQATGVVDGNVVRVLCRVRAIGADPSSTLVAQLLWSLAQQLVDPARPGDWNQAAMELGATVCTPQHPRCSQCPVQSLCRAHQRVERERLLGSRGPPGSPDVEECAPRAGPCRLCAPPTAPWDLTRGVTNFPRKAGRRPPREECSATCVLEQPGALGGPRVLLVQRPSSGLLAGLWQFPAVTAEPSGPRQREALLRELQSWAGPLPAPRLRHLGQVREPRAGQGCGFCGHIPGPVSAPWPSLQVVHTFSHIKLTYQVYGLALEGQTPVTVAPPGARWLTREEFHTAAVSTAMKKVFRVYEGQQPGTRKGPKRCPVSTPSSRKKPSPGQQLLDSFFRPPDASSLNSTAQ encoded by the exons ATGACACGGCGGGCCCCTCGCCTGAGTAGTCG TCACTTGCAGAAGTTCAGCCCCACTGGTCATACCTCAGTGCCACAGCCAGCCAGGGGCAAACCCATGAGCATCTGGAGG GCCATCATGAAGAAGCCACGAACAGCTGTGAGGAGTTGTCAGAGGAAGCGGGCACCCtgccaggagggaagggagaagcgtGTCCTCAGCGGCCGCCAGGTCAAGCCTTCTACCCCCAATG GCTTGGCCGGGCGGCAGGAGGAGGTGTCGTTGcaggcctctccctccccataCCATCTCTTCAGAGACCCAGCTGACGTCAGAGTCTTTCGGGAGAACCTACTGAGCTGGTACGACCGAGAGAAGCGGGACCTACCCTGGAGAAGGCGG gcagagggtgaggtgGATCTGGACAGGCGGGCATACGCTG TGTGGGTCTCAGAGGTCATGCTGCAGCAGACCCAGGTTGCCACGGTGATCGACTATTACACCCGATGGATGCAG AAGTGGCCAACGCTACAGGACCTGGCCAGTGCTTCCCTGGAG GAGGTGAACCAGCTCTGGGCGGGCCTGGGCTACTACTCTCGAGGCCGGCGGCTGCAGGAGGGAGCCCGGAAA GTGGTAGAGGAGCTAGGGGGCCACATGCCACGTACAGCAGAGACCCTGCAGCAGCTCCTGCCTGGCGTGGGGCGGTACACAGCTGGAGCCATTGCTTCCATTGCCTTCGGACAG gcaacCGGTGTGGTAGACGGGAATGTAGTGCGGGTGCTGTGCCGAGTCCGAGCCATTGGTGCGGATCCCAGCAGCACCCTCGTCGCCCAGCTTCTCTG GAGCTTAGCCCAGCAGCTGGTGGACCCGGCGCGGCCCGGGGACTGGAACCAAGCGGCCATGGAGCTGGGGGCCACAGTGTGCACCCCGCAGCACCCGCGCTGCAGCCAGTGCCCTGTGCAGAGCCTGTGCCGGGCACACCAGAGG GTGGAGCGGGAACGGCTCTTGGGCTCGCGGGGCCCGCCGGGCAGCCCCGACGTGGAGGAGTGTG CTCCCCGTGCGGGGCCCTGCCGGCTGTGCGCGCCTCCCACGGCGCCCTGGGACCTGACCCGGGGAGTGACCAACTTTCCCAGAAAGGCCGGCCGCAGGCCCCCCAGGGAGGAGTGCTCTGCCACCTGTGTTCTGGAGCAGCCCGGGGCCCTCGGGGGTCCTCGGGTCCTGCTGGTGCAGAGGCCCAGTTCAG ggCTGCTGGCAGGACTGTGGCAGTTCCCGGCTGTGACCGCAGAGCCCTCGGGGCCACGGCAGCGCGAGGCCCTGCTGCGGGAgctgcagagctgggctgggcccCTCCCAGCGCCCCGCCTCCGGCACCTCGGGCAGGTGCGTGAGCCGCGGGCGGGGCAGGGGTGTGGCTTTTGTGGGCACATCCCTGGGCCTGTTTCAGCCCCTTGGCCCTCCCTCCAGGTGGTCCACACCTTCTCTCACATCAAGCTGACCTATCAAGTATACGGTCTGGCCCTGGAAGGGCAGACCCCGGTGACCGTCGCGCCGCCTGGCGCTCGCTGGCTGACCCGCGAGGAGTTTCACACTGCAGCTGTCTCCACCGCTATGAAAAAG GTGTTCCGTGTGTACGAGGGCCAACAGCCAGGGACCCGCAAG GGTCCCAAAAGATGCCCGGTGTCCACTCCATCCAGCCGGAAAAAGCCCAGCCCGGGCCAGCAACTCCTGGATAGTTTCTTTCGGCCTCCGGATGCATCCAGCCTCAACAGTACTGCCCAGTGA
- the MUTYH gene encoding adenine DNA glycosylase isoform X5 has translation MTRRAPRLSSRHLQKFSPTGHTSVPQPARGKPMSIWRAIMKKPRTAVRSCQRKRAPCQEGREKRVLSGRQVKPSTPNGLAGRQEEVSLQASPSPYHLFRDPADVRVFRENLLSWYDREKRDLPWRRRAEGEVDLDRRAYAEVANATGPGQCFPGGGEPALGGPGLLLSRPAAAGGSPESGRGARGPHATYSRDPAAAPAWRGAVHSWSHCFHCLRTGNRCGRRECSAGAVPSPSHWCGSQQHPRRPASLELSPAAGGPGAARGLEPSGHGAGGHSVHPAAPALQPVPCAEPVPGTPEGGAGTALGLAGPAGQPRRGGVCSPCGALPAVRASHGALGPDPGSDQLSQKGRPQAPQGGVLCHLCSGAARGPRGSSGPAGAEAQFRAAGRTVAVPGCDRRALGATAARGPAAGAAELGWAPPSAPPPAPRAGGPHLLSHQADLSSIRSGPGRADPGDRRAAWRSLADPRGVSHCSCLHRYEKGVPCVRGPTARDPQGSQKMPGVHSIQPEKAQPGPATPG, from the exons ATGACACGGCGGGCCCCTCGCCTGAGTAGTCG TCACTTGCAGAAGTTCAGCCCCACTGGTCATACCTCAGTGCCACAGCCAGCCAGGGGCAAACCCATGAGCATCTGGAGG GCCATCATGAAGAAGCCACGAACAGCTGTGAGGAGTTGTCAGAGGAAGCGGGCACCCtgccaggagggaagggagaagcgtGTCCTCAGCGGCCGCCAGGTCAAGCCTTCTACCCCCAATG GCTTGGCCGGGCGGCAGGAGGAGGTGTCGTTGcaggcctctccctccccataCCATCTCTTCAGAGACCCAGCTGACGTCAGAGTCTTTCGGGAGAACCTACTGAGCTGGTACGACCGAGAGAAGCGGGACCTACCCTGGAGAAGGCGG gcagagggtgaggtgGATCTGGACAGGCGGGCATACGCTG AAGTGGCCAACGCTACAGGACCTGGCCAGTGCTTCCCTGGAG GAGGTGAACCAGCTCTGGGCGGGCCTGGGCTACTACTCTCGAGGCCGGCGGCTGCAGGAGGGAGCCCGGAAA GTGGTAGAGGAGCTAGGGGGCCACATGCCACGTACAGCAGAGACCCTGCAGCAGCTCCTGCCTGGCGTGGGGCGGTACACAGCTGGAGCCATTGCTTCCATTGCCTTCGGACAG gcaacCGGTGTGGTAGACGGGAATGTAGTGCGGGTGCTGTGCCGAGTCCGAGCCATTGGTGCGGATCCCAGCAGCACCCTCGTCGCCCAGCTTCTCTG GAGCTTAGCCCAGCAGCTGGTGGACCCGGCGCGGCCCGGGGACTGGAACCAAGCGGCCATGGAGCTGGGGGCCACAGTGTGCACCCCGCAGCACCCGCGCTGCAGCCAGTGCCCTGTGCAGAGCCTGTGCCGGGCACACCAGAGG GTGGAGCGGGAACGGCTCTTGGGCTCGCGGGGCCCGCCGGGCAGCCCCGACGTGGAGGAGTGTG CTCCCCGTGCGGGGCCCTGCCGGCTGTGCGCGCCTCCCACGGCGCCCTGGGACCTGACCCGGGGAGTGACCAACTTTCCCAGAAAGGCCGGCCGCAGGCCCCCCAGGGAGGAGTGCTCTGCCACCTGTGTTCTGGAGCAGCCCGGGGCCCTCGGGGGTCCTCGGGTCCTGCTGGTGCAGAGGCCCAGTTCAG ggCTGCTGGCAGGACTGTGGCAGTTCCCGGCTGTGACCGCAGAGCCCTCGGGGCCACGGCAGCGCGAGGCCCTGCTGCGGGAgctgcagagctgggctgggcccCTCCCAGCGCCCCGCCTCCGGCACCTCGGGCAG GTGGTCCACACCTTCTCTCACATCAAGCTGACCTATCAAGTATACGGTCTGGCCCTGGAAGGGCAGACCCCGGTGACCGTCGCGCCGCCTGGCGCTCGCTGGCTGACCCGCGAGGAGTTTCACACTGCAGCTGTCTCCACCGCTATGAAAAAG GTGTTCCGTGTGTACGAGGGCCAACAGCCAGGGACCCGCAAG GGTCCCAAAAGATGCCCGGTGTCCACTCCATCCAGCCGGAAAAAGCCCAGCCCGGGCCAGCAACTCCTGGATAG
- the MUTYH gene encoding adenine DNA glycosylase isoform X2 — protein MTRRAPRLSSRHLQKFSPTGHTSVPQPARGKPMSIWRAIMKKPRTAVRSCQRKRAPCQEGREKRVLSGRQVKPSTPNGLAGRQEEVSLQASPSPYHLFRDPADVRVFRENLLSWYDREKRDLPWRRRAEGEVDLDRRAYAVWVSEVMLQQTQVATVIDYYTRWMQKWPTLQDLASASLEEVNQLWAGLGYYSRGRRLQEGARKVVEELGGHMPRTAETLQQLLPGVGRYTAGAIASIAFGQATGVVDGNVVRVLCRVRAIGADPSSTLVAQLLWSLAQQLVDPARPGDWNQAAMELGATVCTPQHPRCSQCPVQSLCRAHQRVERERLLGSRGPPGSPDVEECAPRAGPCRLCAPPTAPWDLTRGVTNFPRKAGRRPPREECSATCVLEQPGALGGPRVLLVQRPSSGLLAGLWQFPAVTAEPSGPRQREALLRELQSWAGPLPAPRLRHLGQVVHTFSHIKLTYQVYGLALEGQTPVTVAPPGARWLTREEFHTAAVSTAMKKVFRVYEGQQPGTRKGPKRCPVSTPSSRKKPSPGQQLLDSFFRPPDASSLNSTAQ, from the exons ATGACACGGCGGGCCCCTCGCCTGAGTAGTCG TCACTTGCAGAAGTTCAGCCCCACTGGTCATACCTCAGTGCCACAGCCAGCCAGGGGCAAACCCATGAGCATCTGGAGG GCCATCATGAAGAAGCCACGAACAGCTGTGAGGAGTTGTCAGAGGAAGCGGGCACCCtgccaggagggaagggagaagcgtGTCCTCAGCGGCCGCCAGGTCAAGCCTTCTACCCCCAATG GCTTGGCCGGGCGGCAGGAGGAGGTGTCGTTGcaggcctctccctccccataCCATCTCTTCAGAGACCCAGCTGACGTCAGAGTCTTTCGGGAGAACCTACTGAGCTGGTACGACCGAGAGAAGCGGGACCTACCCTGGAGAAGGCGG gcagagggtgaggtgGATCTGGACAGGCGGGCATACGCTG TGTGGGTCTCAGAGGTCATGCTGCAGCAGACCCAGGTTGCCACGGTGATCGACTATTACACCCGATGGATGCAG AAGTGGCCAACGCTACAGGACCTGGCCAGTGCTTCCCTGGAG GAGGTGAACCAGCTCTGGGCGGGCCTGGGCTACTACTCTCGAGGCCGGCGGCTGCAGGAGGGAGCCCGGAAA GTGGTAGAGGAGCTAGGGGGCCACATGCCACGTACAGCAGAGACCCTGCAGCAGCTCCTGCCTGGCGTGGGGCGGTACACAGCTGGAGCCATTGCTTCCATTGCCTTCGGACAG gcaacCGGTGTGGTAGACGGGAATGTAGTGCGGGTGCTGTGCCGAGTCCGAGCCATTGGTGCGGATCCCAGCAGCACCCTCGTCGCCCAGCTTCTCTG GAGCTTAGCCCAGCAGCTGGTGGACCCGGCGCGGCCCGGGGACTGGAACCAAGCGGCCATGGAGCTGGGGGCCACAGTGTGCACCCCGCAGCACCCGCGCTGCAGCCAGTGCCCTGTGCAGAGCCTGTGCCGGGCACACCAGAGG GTGGAGCGGGAACGGCTCTTGGGCTCGCGGGGCCCGCCGGGCAGCCCCGACGTGGAGGAGTGTG CTCCCCGTGCGGGGCCCTGCCGGCTGTGCGCGCCTCCCACGGCGCCCTGGGACCTGACCCGGGGAGTGACCAACTTTCCCAGAAAGGCCGGCCGCAGGCCCCCCAGGGAGGAGTGCTCTGCCACCTGTGTTCTGGAGCAGCCCGGGGCCCTCGGGGGTCCTCGGGTCCTGCTGGTGCAGAGGCCCAGTTCAG ggCTGCTGGCAGGACTGTGGCAGTTCCCGGCTGTGACCGCAGAGCCCTCGGGGCCACGGCAGCGCGAGGCCCTGCTGCGGGAgctgcagagctgggctgggcccCTCCCAGCGCCCCGCCTCCGGCACCTCGGGCAG GTGGTCCACACCTTCTCTCACATCAAGCTGACCTATCAAGTATACGGTCTGGCCCTGGAAGGGCAGACCCCGGTGACCGTCGCGCCGCCTGGCGCTCGCTGGCTGACCCGCGAGGAGTTTCACACTGCAGCTGTCTCCACCGCTATGAAAAAG GTGTTCCGTGTGTACGAGGGCCAACAGCCAGGGACCCGCAAG GGTCCCAAAAGATGCCCGGTGTCCACTCCATCCAGCCGGAAAAAGCCCAGCCCGGGCCAGCAACTCCTGGATAGTTTCTTTCGGCCTCCGGATGCATCCAGCCTCAACAGTACTGCCCAGTGA
- the MUTYH gene encoding adenine DNA glycosylase isoform X3, with protein MSIWRAIMKKPRTAVRSCQRKRAPCQEGREKRVLSGRQVKPSTPNGLAGRQEEVSLQASPSPYHLFRDPADVRVFRENLLSWYDREKRDLPWRRRAEGEVDLDRRAYAVWVSEVMLQQTQVATVIDYYTRWMQKWPTLQDLASASLEEVNQLWAGLGYYSRGRRLQEGARKVVEELGGHMPRTAETLQQLLPGVGRYTAGAIASIAFGQATGVVDGNVVRVLCRVRAIGADPSSTLVAQLLWSLAQQLVDPARPGDWNQAAMELGATVCTPQHPRCSQCPVQSLCRAHQRVERERLLGSRGPPGSPDVEECAPRAGPCRLCAPPTAPWDLTRGVTNFPRKAGRRPPREECSATCVLEQPGALGGPRVLLVQRPSSGLLAGLWQFPAVTAEPSGPRQREALLRELQSWAGPLPAPRLRHLGQVREPRAGQGCGFCGHIPGPVSAPWPSLQVVHTFSHIKLTYQVYGLALEGQTPVTVAPPGARWLTREEFHTAAVSTAMKKVFRVYEGQQPGTRKGPKRCPVSTPSSRKKPSPGQQLLDSFFRPPDASSLNSTAQ; from the exons ATGAGCATCTGGAGG GCCATCATGAAGAAGCCACGAACAGCTGTGAGGAGTTGTCAGAGGAAGCGGGCACCCtgccaggagggaagggagaagcgtGTCCTCAGCGGCCGCCAGGTCAAGCCTTCTACCCCCAATG GCTTGGCCGGGCGGCAGGAGGAGGTGTCGTTGcaggcctctccctccccataCCATCTCTTCAGAGACCCAGCTGACGTCAGAGTCTTTCGGGAGAACCTACTGAGCTGGTACGACCGAGAGAAGCGGGACCTACCCTGGAGAAGGCGG gcagagggtgaggtgGATCTGGACAGGCGGGCATACGCTG TGTGGGTCTCAGAGGTCATGCTGCAGCAGACCCAGGTTGCCACGGTGATCGACTATTACACCCGATGGATGCAG AAGTGGCCAACGCTACAGGACCTGGCCAGTGCTTCCCTGGAG GAGGTGAACCAGCTCTGGGCGGGCCTGGGCTACTACTCTCGAGGCCGGCGGCTGCAGGAGGGAGCCCGGAAA GTGGTAGAGGAGCTAGGGGGCCACATGCCACGTACAGCAGAGACCCTGCAGCAGCTCCTGCCTGGCGTGGGGCGGTACACAGCTGGAGCCATTGCTTCCATTGCCTTCGGACAG gcaacCGGTGTGGTAGACGGGAATGTAGTGCGGGTGCTGTGCCGAGTCCGAGCCATTGGTGCGGATCCCAGCAGCACCCTCGTCGCCCAGCTTCTCTG GAGCTTAGCCCAGCAGCTGGTGGACCCGGCGCGGCCCGGGGACTGGAACCAAGCGGCCATGGAGCTGGGGGCCACAGTGTGCACCCCGCAGCACCCGCGCTGCAGCCAGTGCCCTGTGCAGAGCCTGTGCCGGGCACACCAGAGG GTGGAGCGGGAACGGCTCTTGGGCTCGCGGGGCCCGCCGGGCAGCCCCGACGTGGAGGAGTGTG CTCCCCGTGCGGGGCCCTGCCGGCTGTGCGCGCCTCCCACGGCGCCCTGGGACCTGACCCGGGGAGTGACCAACTTTCCCAGAAAGGCCGGCCGCAGGCCCCCCAGGGAGGAGTGCTCTGCCACCTGTGTTCTGGAGCAGCCCGGGGCCCTCGGGGGTCCTCGGGTCCTGCTGGTGCAGAGGCCCAGTTCAG ggCTGCTGGCAGGACTGTGGCAGTTCCCGGCTGTGACCGCAGAGCCCTCGGGGCCACGGCAGCGCGAGGCCCTGCTGCGGGAgctgcagagctgggctgggcccCTCCCAGCGCCCCGCCTCCGGCACCTCGGGCAGGTGCGTGAGCCGCGGGCGGGGCAGGGGTGTGGCTTTTGTGGGCACATCCCTGGGCCTGTTTCAGCCCCTTGGCCCTCCCTCCAGGTGGTCCACACCTTCTCTCACATCAAGCTGACCTATCAAGTATACGGTCTGGCCCTGGAAGGGCAGACCCCGGTGACCGTCGCGCCGCCTGGCGCTCGCTGGCTGACCCGCGAGGAGTTTCACACTGCAGCTGTCTCCACCGCTATGAAAAAG GTGTTCCGTGTGTACGAGGGCCAACAGCCAGGGACCCGCAAG GGTCCCAAAAGATGCCCGGTGTCCACTCCATCCAGCCGGAAAAAGCCCAGCCCGGGCCAGCAACTCCTGGATAGTTTCTTTCGGCCTCCGGATGCATCCAGCCTCAACAGTACTGCCCAGTGA
- the MUTYH gene encoding adenine DNA glycosylase isoform X4 — MKKPRTAVRSCQRKRAPCQEGREKRVLSGRQVKPSTPNGLAGRQEEVSLQASPSPYHLFRDPADVRVFRENLLSWYDREKRDLPWRRRAEGEVDLDRRAYAVWVSEVMLQQTQVATVIDYYTRWMQKWPTLQDLASASLEEVNQLWAGLGYYSRGRRLQEGARKVVEELGGHMPRTAETLQQLLPGVGRYTAGAIASIAFGQATGVVDGNVVRVLCRVRAIGADPSSTLVAQLLWSLAQQLVDPARPGDWNQAAMELGATVCTPQHPRCSQCPVQSLCRAHQRVERERLLGSRGPPGSPDVEECAPRAGPCRLCAPPTAPWDLTRGVTNFPRKAGRRPPREECSATCVLEQPGALGGPRVLLVQRPSSGLLAGLWQFPAVTAEPSGPRQREALLRELQSWAGPLPAPRLRHLGQVREPRAGQGCGFCGHIPGPVSAPWPSLQVVHTFSHIKLTYQVYGLALEGQTPVTVAPPGARWLTREEFHTAAVSTAMKKVFRVYEGQQPGTRKGPKRCPVSTPSSRKKPSPGQQLLDSFFRPPDASSLNSTAQ; from the exons ATGAAGAAGCCACGAACAGCTGTGAGGAGTTGTCAGAGGAAGCGGGCACCCtgccaggagggaagggagaagcgtGTCCTCAGCGGCCGCCAGGTCAAGCCTTCTACCCCCAATG GCTTGGCCGGGCGGCAGGAGGAGGTGTCGTTGcaggcctctccctccccataCCATCTCTTCAGAGACCCAGCTGACGTCAGAGTCTTTCGGGAGAACCTACTGAGCTGGTACGACCGAGAGAAGCGGGACCTACCCTGGAGAAGGCGG gcagagggtgaggtgGATCTGGACAGGCGGGCATACGCTG TGTGGGTCTCAGAGGTCATGCTGCAGCAGACCCAGGTTGCCACGGTGATCGACTATTACACCCGATGGATGCAG AAGTGGCCAACGCTACAGGACCTGGCCAGTGCTTCCCTGGAG GAGGTGAACCAGCTCTGGGCGGGCCTGGGCTACTACTCTCGAGGCCGGCGGCTGCAGGAGGGAGCCCGGAAA GTGGTAGAGGAGCTAGGGGGCCACATGCCACGTACAGCAGAGACCCTGCAGCAGCTCCTGCCTGGCGTGGGGCGGTACACAGCTGGAGCCATTGCTTCCATTGCCTTCGGACAG gcaacCGGTGTGGTAGACGGGAATGTAGTGCGGGTGCTGTGCCGAGTCCGAGCCATTGGTGCGGATCCCAGCAGCACCCTCGTCGCCCAGCTTCTCTG GAGCTTAGCCCAGCAGCTGGTGGACCCGGCGCGGCCCGGGGACTGGAACCAAGCGGCCATGGAGCTGGGGGCCACAGTGTGCACCCCGCAGCACCCGCGCTGCAGCCAGTGCCCTGTGCAGAGCCTGTGCCGGGCACACCAGAGG GTGGAGCGGGAACGGCTCTTGGGCTCGCGGGGCCCGCCGGGCAGCCCCGACGTGGAGGAGTGTG CTCCCCGTGCGGGGCCCTGCCGGCTGTGCGCGCCTCCCACGGCGCCCTGGGACCTGACCCGGGGAGTGACCAACTTTCCCAGAAAGGCCGGCCGCAGGCCCCCCAGGGAGGAGTGCTCTGCCACCTGTGTTCTGGAGCAGCCCGGGGCCCTCGGGGGTCCTCGGGTCCTGCTGGTGCAGAGGCCCAGTTCAG ggCTGCTGGCAGGACTGTGGCAGTTCCCGGCTGTGACCGCAGAGCCCTCGGGGCCACGGCAGCGCGAGGCCCTGCTGCGGGAgctgcagagctgggctgggcccCTCCCAGCGCCCCGCCTCCGGCACCTCGGGCAGGTGCGTGAGCCGCGGGCGGGGCAGGGGTGTGGCTTTTGTGGGCACATCCCTGGGCCTGTTTCAGCCCCTTGGCCCTCCCTCCAGGTGGTCCACACCTTCTCTCACATCAAGCTGACCTATCAAGTATACGGTCTGGCCCTGGAAGGGCAGACCCCGGTGACCGTCGCGCCGCCTGGCGCTCGCTGGCTGACCCGCGAGGAGTTTCACACTGCAGCTGTCTCCACCGCTATGAAAAAG GTGTTCCGTGTGTACGAGGGCCAACAGCCAGGGACCCGCAAG GGTCCCAAAAGATGCCCGGTGTCCACTCCATCCAGCCGGAAAAAGCCCAGCCCGGGCCAGCAACTCCTGGATAGTTTCTTTCGGCCTCCGGATGCATCCAGCCTCAACAGTACTGCCCAGTGA
- the HPDL gene encoding 4-hydroxyphenylpyruvate dioxygenase-like protein codes for MAVHARRLCHIAFHVPAGQPLTQDLQRLFGFQPLAVREAEGWRQLALRSGDAVFLVNEGAGPREPLYGLDPRHAVPSATNLCFDVADAGAAARVLVARGCSVPVPPVSVKDTHGTATYAVVSSPAGNLSVTLLERAGFRGPFLPGFQPVASAASPGWVSHVDHLTLACTPGSSPTLMRWFHDCLDFRHLPLSPGEDPEIGLEVTAGSGRGGLKLTALQTPPGSAVPTLVLAETLPGASSGQDQVEQFLARHRGPGLQHVGLYTPNILEASEGVAVAGGRLLAPPEAYYQQPGKERQILAAGHQPSLLARQGILLDGDEGKFLLQVFTKSLFPEDTFFLELIQRQGATGFGWGNIRALWQSVQEQAARDREA; via the coding sequence ATGGCCGTGCACGCCCGTCGTCTGTGCCACATTGCCTTCCACGTGCCCGCGGGGCAGCCCCTCACCCAGGATCTGCAGCGTCTCTTCGGATTCCAGCCCCTGGCGGTGCGGGAAGCAGAAGGCTGGCGGCAGTTGGCCCTGCGCAGCGGCGACGCGGTCTTTTTGGTGAACGAGGGCGCAGGGCCGCGGGAGCCGCTGTACGGCCTGGACCCACGTCATGCTGTGCCCAGCGCCACGAACCTGTGCTTCGACGTGGCGGACGCGGGCGCTGCCGCCCGGGTGTTGGTTGCGCGGGGCTGCAGCGTGCCGGTGCCCCCGGTTAGCGTGAAGGATACGCACGGCACAGCCACCTACGCTGTGGTCAGCTCGCCCGCCGGCAACCTCAGCGTGACACTCCTGGAGCGTGCCGGCTTCCGAGGGCCTTTCCTCCCGGGATTCCAGCCTGTGGCCTCCGCAGCCAGCCCGGGCTGGGTCAGCCACGTGGACCACCTGACCCTGGCCTGCACCCCTGGCAGCTCCCCCACACTGATGCGCTGGTTCCACGACTGTCTAGACTTTCGCCATCTGCCACTGAGTCCAGGTGAGGATCCGGAGATAGGCCTCGAGGTGACAGCAGGATCTGGGCGAGGGGGACTGAAGCTCACCGCCCTGCAGACCCCCCCAGGCAGTGCTGTCCCCACCCTCGTGCTGGCTGAGACCCTGCCAGGGGCTTCTAGTGGACAGGACCAGGTGGAGCAGTTCCTGGCCCGGCACAGGGGACCAGGACTGCAGCACGTGGGCCTCTACACGCCGAACATCCTAGAAGCCAGTGAGGGGGTAGCAGTGGCTGGGGGCCGGCTCCTGGCTCCTCCTGAGGCATACTACCAGCAGCCGGGCAAGGAGAGGCAGATCCTAGCTGCTGGGCACCAGCCTAGCCTGCTGGCGCGACAGGGGATCCTGCTGGACGGTGATGAAGGCAAGTTTCTGCTTCAGGTCTTCACCAAGTCTCTCTTTCCAGAGGACACCTTCTTCCTGGAGCTGATTCAGAGGCAGGGGGCCACAGGCTTTGGCTGGGGCAACATCCGGGCCCTGTGGCAGTCGGTGCAGGAGCAAGCAGCCAGGGACCGGGAAGCCTga